One genomic window of Medicago truncatula cultivar Jemalong A17 chromosome 1, MtrunA17r5.0-ANR, whole genome shotgun sequence includes the following:
- the LOC25485147 gene encoding NADPH-dependent diflavin oxidoreductase 1 isoform X2: protein MSFFATAEHEKERLQYFSSPEGRDDLYQYNQKERRTVLEVLEDFPSVQMPLEWLIQLVPMLKTRAFSISSSQSVHPNQVHLTVSVVSWTTPYKRKKKGLCSSWLATLDPRNAVGIPAWFQKGSLPTASPSLPLILVGPGTGCAPFRGFIEERALQSKTISTAPIMFFFGCWNEDGDFLYKDLWLNHSQNNGVLSEANGGGFYVAFSRDQPEKVYVQHKMKEHSGRVWNLLADGAAVYIAGSSTKMPTDVTSAFEEIVSKENEVSKEDAVRWIRALERCGKYHIEAWS, encoded by the exons ATGAGCTTTTTTGCAACAGCTGAACATGAGAAGGAAAGACTTCAGTATTTTTCTTCACCTGAAGGAAGAGATGACCTGTACCAATACAACCAGAAGGAGAGGAGAACTGTTCTTGAG GTGCTCGAAGATTTTCCTTCTGTTCAAATGCCACTTGAGTGGCTAATCCAATTGGTTCCTATGCTGAAAACAAGAGCAttctctatttcttcttctCAATCAGTTCACCCCAATCAAGTACACTTGACTGTGAGTGTGGTGTCCTGGACAACACCTTACAAGAGGAAAAAGAAAGGACTGTGCTCCTCATGGCTAGCCACATTAGATCCCCGCAATG CTGTCGGTATTCCTGCTTGGTTCCAAAAAGGCTCCCTTCCTACAGCATCACCATCACTTCCCCTCATACTTGTTGGACCGGGCACAGGATGTGCACCTTTTCGCGGATTTATCGAGGAAAGGGCATTGCAAAGTAAAACTATTTCCACTGCTCCAATTATGTTCTTCTTTGGCTGTTGGAATGAAGACGGTGACTTTTTATACAAAGACTTGTGGTTGAATCATTCACAGAACAATGGTGTACTTTCAGAAGCAAATGGTGGAGGTTTCTATGTTGCTTTCTCTCGAGACCAGCCTGAGAAAGTTTATGTTCAGCATAAGATGAAGGAACACAGTGGAAGGGTTTGGAACCTATTAGCCGATGGAGCTGCTGTTTATATAGCAGGTTCATCAACCAAAATGCCTACGGATGTAACATCAGCTTTTGAGGAAATTGTATCTAAAGAAAATGAGGTTTCAAAGGAAGATGCAGTTAGGTGGATTAGGGCATTAGAAAGGTGCGGTAAATATCACATTGAAGCATGgtcttga